In Pseudoxanthomonas sp., one genomic interval encodes:
- the truD gene encoding tRNA pseudouridine(13) synthase TruD has product MSDGLPRAFGAPVLSARIRSTPEDFFVEELAGFEPSGEGEHLLLTVEKRGMNTAFAAKRIAAWAGIAEMGVGYAGLKDRHAVTRQRFSVHLPRKVAPDLAALESDELKVVASTWHSRKLPRGALAGNRFELVLRDVAGDAEAIEARLREIAAHGLPNWFGEQRFGRDGGNVAAALSMFAGRRVRREQRSLLISAARSELFNRVLAARLADGSWNRGLEGEVWMLAGSRSVFGPEPWSDSLAQRLGDFDIHPTGPLWGTGELRTQADARDRETAALQDEDAVVLRAGLELEGLRQERRALRLVPQALAWSWPSADALRLTFALPPGSYATAVLHELGPVTDASQGDDRPSARD; this is encoded by the coding sequence GTGAGCGACGGCCTGCCGCGCGCCTTCGGTGCGCCGGTGCTGTCGGCGCGCATCCGCAGTACGCCGGAGGACTTCTTCGTCGAGGAACTGGCAGGCTTCGAGCCCTCCGGCGAAGGCGAGCATCTGCTCCTCACCGTCGAGAAGCGCGGCATGAACACGGCGTTCGCCGCCAAGCGCATCGCCGCGTGGGCCGGCATCGCCGAGATGGGCGTGGGCTATGCGGGGCTGAAGGATCGCCATGCGGTGACCCGGCAGCGTTTCAGCGTGCACCTGCCGCGCAAGGTGGCGCCGGACCTTGCGGCATTGGAGTCCGACGAACTCAAGGTGGTGGCGTCGACCTGGCATTCGCGCAAGCTGCCGCGCGGGGCACTGGCCGGCAACCGGTTCGAGCTGGTGCTGCGCGACGTGGCGGGCGATGCCGAGGCGATCGAGGCGCGGCTGCGCGAGATCGCGGCGCACGGTCTGCCCAACTGGTTCGGTGAGCAGCGCTTCGGCCGCGACGGCGGCAACGTGGCGGCGGCGCTGTCGATGTTCGCCGGCCGGCGCGTCAGGCGCGAGCAGCGTTCGCTGCTGATCTCCGCGGCGCGCTCGGAGTTGTTCAACCGCGTGCTGGCGGCACGGCTGGCGGACGGCAGCTGGAACCGCGGACTGGAAGGCGAAGTCTGGATGCTGGCGGGCAGCCGCAGCGTGTTCGGGCCCGAGCCATGGAGCGATTCGTTGGCGCAGCGGCTGGGCGACTTCGACATCCATCCCACCGGGCCCCTGTGGGGCACCGGCGAACTGCGGACGCAGGCGGATGCGCGCGACCGCGAGACGGCGGCGTTGCAGGACGAGGACGCGGTGGTGCTGCGTGCAGGGCTGGAACTGGAGGGCCTGCGTCAGGAGCGCCGCGCCTTGCGTCTGGTTCCGCAGGCGCTGGCATGGTCGTGGCCCTCGGCCGACGCCCTGCGCCTGACGTTCGCGTTGCCGCCGGGTAGCTATGCCACGGCCGTGCTGCACGAACTGGGCCCGGTGACGGATGCGTCGCAGGGCGACGACCGTCCGTCGGCACGCGACTGA
- the ispF gene encoding 2-C-methyl-D-erythritol 2,4-cyclodiphosphate synthase produces the protein MTFPSIRIGQGFDVHAFGDGDHVMLGGVRVPHARGVVAHSDGDVVLHALCDAVLGALAFGDIGRHFPPSDDRWKGADSRAFVRHCHALIAERGWRVGNVDVTVICERPKVGPHADAMRACVADDLGIEVDAVSIKATTTETLGFTGRGEGIAAQAVVLLVKA, from the coding sequence GTGACATTTCCCTCCATCCGCATCGGCCAGGGTTTCGACGTGCACGCGTTCGGCGATGGCGACCACGTCATGCTCGGTGGCGTGCGCGTGCCGCACGCGCGCGGCGTGGTGGCTCACAGCGATGGCGATGTCGTGTTGCACGCGCTGTGCGACGCCGTGCTCGGTGCGCTGGCATTCGGCGACATCGGCAGGCATTTCCCGCCGTCGGACGATCGCTGGAAGGGGGCGGACAGCCGTGCGTTCGTCCGTCACTGCCACGCCTTGATCGCCGAACGTGGCTGGCGGGTCGGCAATGTCGACGTCACCGTGATCTGCGAGCGGCCGAAGGTCGGCCCGCATGCCGACGCGATGCGCGCCTGCGTGGCCGACGATCTGGGCATCGAGGTCGATGCGGTCAGCATCAAGGCCACCACCACCGAAACGCTGGGCTTCACCGGGCGCGGCGAAGGTATTGCCGCGCAGGCCGTGGTGCTGCTGGTGAAGGCGTGA
- the ispD gene encoding 2-C-methyl-D-erythritol 4-phosphate cytidylyltransferase: MARLWAVVPAAGRGTRFGGELPKQYLVVDGAPLIAHTLAALFAHEAVEGAVVPVSEHDADWPRWTEFAGKPVRACVGGASRAASVLAGLHALPDDVRADDFVLVHDAARPNLSLSDLSQLLERGRSDPVGAILAAPVRDTLKRAGDDGGIDATESRERLWRAFTPQLFRRLQLTRALEAALADGIEVTDEAMAMERQGLRPLLVEGAESNFKITTPADLARFEFELSRRLRS, encoded by the coding sequence ATGGCCCGTTTGTGGGCCGTCGTGCCGGCGGCGGGACGCGGCACGCGCTTCGGCGGCGAGCTTCCCAAGCAGTATCTCGTTGTCGATGGCGCGCCGCTGATCGCGCACACGCTGGCCGCACTGTTCGCGCACGAGGCGGTGGAAGGCGCGGTGGTACCCGTGTCGGAGCACGATGCGGACTGGCCGCGCTGGACCGAATTCGCCGGCAAGCCCGTGCGCGCCTGCGTTGGCGGCGCGAGCCGCGCCGCGTCGGTGCTGGCGGGCCTGCACGCGTTGCCCGACGACGTGCGCGCGGACGACTTCGTGCTGGTACACGATGCGGCGCGTCCCAACCTGTCGCTGTCCGACCTGTCGCAACTGCTGGAACGCGGCCGCAGCGACCCGGTCGGCGCGATCCTGGCCGCACCGGTACGCGACACGTTGAAGAGGGCCGGCGACGACGGCGGCATCGATGCCACCGAATCGCGCGAGCGGCTGTGGCGCGCCTTCACTCCGCAGCTGTTCCGACGGCTGCAGTTGACCCGCGCGCTGGAGGCCGCCCTGGCCGACGGCATCGAGGTCACCGACGAAGCGATGGCGATGGAGCGCCAGGGGCTGCGTCCGCTGCTGGTCGAGGGCGCGGAAAGCAACTTCAAGATCACCACGCCGGCGGATCTGGCGCGGTTCGAGTTCGAACTGTCGCGCCGGTTGCGCAGCTAG
- the ftsB gene encoding cell division protein FtsB, producing MRKAPWLLLVLVLLLGWLQYKFWFGVGSSGQVVALEQQVAAQKRENAGLQERNDALAAEVEDLKSGESAVEERARSELGMIKPGEKFYRVVESVAPVPPPEGGTDGSGDNVVDRVP from the coding sequence ATGCGCAAGGCGCCCTGGCTCCTGCTGGTGCTCGTGCTGCTGCTGGGATGGCTGCAGTACAAGTTCTGGTTCGGCGTCGGCAGTTCGGGCCAGGTCGTCGCGCTGGAACAGCAGGTCGCGGCGCAGAAGCGCGAGAACGCGGGCCTGCAGGAGCGCAACGACGCCCTCGCCGCCGAAGTCGAGGACCTCAAGTCCGGCGAGTCGGCGGTGGAGGAGCGCGCGCGCAGCGAGCTGGGCATGATCAAGCCCGGCGAGAAGTTCTACCGCGTGGTCGAATCCGTTGCGCCCGTGCCGCCGCCGGAGGGTGGCACCGACGGAAGCGGCGATAACGTCGTGGATCGCGTTCCCTGA
- the eno gene encoding phosphopyruvate hydratase, which yields MTQIAKIHAREILDSRGNPTLEAEVTLEDGSFGRAMVPSGASTGTKEAVELRDGDKTRYLGKGVRKAVENVNGPIANALHAFDATDQEGLDRRLIDLDGTENKGRLGANALLGVSMANAHAVAASKKIPLWQHLATGDVTLPVPMMNIINGGAHADNNVDFQEFMVLPVGFDSFAESLRAGTEIFHSLKSVLKGHGLSTAVGDEGGFAPDFRSNVEALDTILEAIGKAGYTAGEDVLLGLDVASSEFFDNGKYHLVGENKRLTSEQFVDFLADWAAQYPIITIEDGLAEDDWAGWKLLTDRIGKKVQLVGDDLFVTNPKIFKEGIESGTANAILIKVNQIGTLTETLEAIAMAHHANYAAVVSHRSGETEDTTIADIAVATTATQIKTGSLCRSDRVAKYNQLLRIEEALGGKARYAGRNAFVSLKK from the coding sequence ATGACCCAGATCGCCAAGATCCACGCCCGCGAAATCCTCGATTCCCGCGGCAATCCCACCCTCGAAGCCGAGGTCACGCTGGAAGACGGTTCCTTCGGTCGCGCGATGGTGCCGTCCGGCGCCTCGACCGGCACCAAGGAAGCCGTGGAGCTGCGCGACGGCGACAAGACCCGTTACCTGGGCAAGGGCGTGCGCAAGGCGGTGGAGAACGTCAACGGCCCCATCGCGAACGCGCTGCACGCATTCGATGCCACCGACCAGGAAGGCCTGGACCGCCGCCTGATCGACCTGGACGGCACCGAGAACAAGGGGCGTCTGGGCGCCAATGCGCTGCTCGGTGTGTCGATGGCCAACGCGCATGCGGTGGCCGCGTCGAAGAAGATCCCGCTGTGGCAGCACCTAGCCACCGGCGATGTCACCCTGCCGGTGCCGATGATGAACATCATCAACGGCGGCGCGCACGCCGACAACAACGTGGATTTCCAGGAGTTCATGGTGCTGCCGGTCGGCTTCGACTCGTTCGCCGAGTCGCTGCGCGCCGGTACCGAGATCTTCCACTCGCTGAAGTCGGTGCTGAAGGGCCACGGCCTGAGCACGGCGGTGGGCGACGAGGGCGGTTTCGCCCCGGACTTCCGCAGCAACGTCGAGGCGCTGGACACCATCCTGGAAGCGATCGGCAAGGCCGGCTACACCGCCGGCGAGGACGTGCTGCTGGGCCTGGACGTGGCCTCCAGCGAGTTCTTCGACAACGGCAAGTACCACCTGGTCGGCGAGAACAAGCGCCTGACCAGCGAGCAGTTCGTCGACTTCCTGGCCGACTGGGCCGCGCAGTACCCGATCATCACCATCGAGGACGGTCTGGCCGAGGACGACTGGGCCGGCTGGAAGCTGCTGACCGACCGGATCGGCAAGAAGGTGCAGCTGGTCGGCGACGACCTGTTCGTCACCAATCCGAAGATCTTCAAGGAAGGCATCGAGTCCGGCACCGCCAACGCGATCCTGATCAAGGTCAACCAGATCGGCACGCTGACCGAGACGCTGGAAGCCATCGCCATGGCCCACCACGCGAACTACGCGGCGGTCGTCTCGCACCGCTCGGGCGAGACGGAAGACACCACCATCGCCGATATCGCGGTCGCGACCACCGCCACGCAGATCAAGACCGGCTCGCTGTGCCGCAGCGACCGCGTGGCCAAGTACAACCAGCTGCTGCGCATCGAAGAGGCGCTGGGCGGCAAGGCGCGCTATGCCGGCCGCAACGCCTTCGTGTCGCTGAAGAAGTAA
- the kdsA gene encoding 3-deoxy-8-phosphooctulonate synthase encodes MKLCGFDVGLDRPLFLIAGPCVIESMQLQIDVAGRLKEITGKLGMNFIFKSSFDKANRTSGTSFRGPGMEEGLKVLDAVKKQVGVPVLTDVHEYTPMDEVAAVVDVLQTPAFLVRQTDFIRKVCAAGKPVNIKKGQFLSPWDMKPVVEKAKSTGNQDIMVCERGASFGYNNLVSDMRSLSVMRDTGCPVVFDATHSVQLPGGQGTSSGGQREFVPVLARAAVAVGVSGLFAETHPDPAKALSDGPNAWPLDKMEALLETLLALDGITKKNGFLESTL; translated from the coding sequence ATGAAGCTTTGTGGATTCGACGTCGGCCTTGACCGGCCCCTGTTCCTGATTGCCGGCCCGTGCGTGATCGAATCGATGCAGTTGCAGATCGATGTCGCCGGCCGCCTGAAGGAAATCACCGGCAAGCTGGGGATGAATTTCATCTTCAAGTCGAGCTTCGACAAGGCCAACCGCACCTCCGGCACCAGCTTCCGCGGCCCCGGCATGGAAGAGGGTCTGAAGGTGCTGGACGCGGTGAAGAAGCAGGTGGGCGTGCCCGTGCTGACCGACGTCCACGAATACACGCCGATGGACGAGGTCGCGGCCGTCGTGGACGTGCTGCAGACGCCGGCGTTCCTCGTGCGCCAGACCGACTTCATCAGGAAGGTCTGCGCCGCCGGCAAGCCGGTCAACATCAAGAAGGGCCAGTTCCTATCGCCGTGGGACATGAAGCCGGTGGTCGAGAAGGCCAAGTCCACCGGCAACCAGGACATCATGGTCTGCGAGCGCGGTGCCTCGTTCGGCTACAACAACCTGGTCAGCGACATGCGCTCGCTGAGCGTGATGCGCGATACCGGGTGCCCGGTGGTATTCGATGCGACCCATTCGGTGCAGTTGCCGGGCGGGCAGGGCACCAGTTCCGGCGGCCAGCGCGAGTTCGTGCCGGTGCTGGCGCGTGCGGCGGTCGCGGTGGGTGTGTCAGGCCTGTTCGCCGAGACGCATCCTGATCCTGCCAAGGCGTTGTCCGATGGCCCGAACGCGTGGCCGCTGGACAAGATGGAAGCGCTGCTGGAAACGCTGCTGGCGCTGGACGGCATCACCAAGAAGAACGGTTTCCTCGAATCCACTCTCTGA
- a CDS encoding CTP synthase, protein MTPLIFVTGGVVSSLGKGIAAASLASILEARGLKVTMMKLDPYINVDPGTMSPFQHGEVYVTDDGAETDLDLGHYERFVRTRLSRKNSVTTGRIYENVIRKERRGDYLGATVQVIPHITDEIRRCIDEATAGFDVALVEIGGTVGDIESLPFLEAIRQIRTERGPEKALFMHLTLVPYVAAAGELKTKPTQHSVKELRSIGIQPDVLLCRSEQPIPDSERRKISLFTNVPERAVISVPDVDVLYRIPMGLHGQGLDEIVLRQFRIENAQAADLSEWEAAVDATLNPLDEVTIAVVGKYVDHQDAYKSVGEALKHGGLRQRTRVNLKWIEAQDLEGTDMALLQGVDGVLVPGGFGDRGFEGKVLTSRFAREQKLPYFGICYGMQAAVVDYARHVAGLENANSTENDKQSPHPVIGLITEWRTATGDVEKRDERSDLGGTMRLGLQEQRLKPGTLARDLYGKDVVAERHRHRYEFNNRYRTQLEDAGLVISAKSMDDLLVEMVELPRAVHPWFLACQAHPEFLSTPRDGHPLFVGFIRAAREKKAGGKLLKEARA, encoded by the coding sequence ATGACTCCCCTGATTTTCGTTACCGGCGGCGTTGTGTCCTCGCTAGGCAAGGGCATCGCCGCCGCTTCGCTTGCGTCCATTCTCGAAGCACGTGGCCTGAAGGTCACGATGATGAAGCTGGACCCGTACATCAACGTCGACCCGGGCACCATGAGCCCGTTCCAGCACGGTGAGGTGTACGTCACCGACGACGGCGCCGAGACCGACCTGGACCTGGGCCACTACGAGCGCTTCGTGCGCACGCGCCTGAGCCGCAAGAACTCGGTCACCACCGGCCGGATCTACGAGAACGTGATCCGCAAGGAGCGTCGCGGCGACTACCTGGGCGCCACCGTGCAGGTGATCCCGCACATCACCGACGAGATCCGCCGCTGCATCGACGAGGCCACCGCAGGCTTCGACGTGGCGCTGGTGGAGATCGGCGGTACCGTCGGCGACATCGAATCGCTGCCGTTCCTGGAGGCGATCCGCCAGATCCGCACCGAGCGCGGCCCCGAGAAGGCGCTGTTCATGCACCTGACGCTGGTGCCGTACGTCGCTGCCGCGGGCGAGCTGAAGACCAAGCCGACGCAGCATTCGGTGAAGGAACTGCGCTCGATCGGCATCCAGCCCGACGTGCTGCTGTGCCGCTCCGAGCAGCCCATCCCGGATTCCGAGCGCCGCAAGATCTCGCTGTTCACCAACGTCCCCGAGCGCGCGGTCATCAGCGTGCCGGACGTGGACGTGCTGTACCGCATCCCGATGGGCCTGCACGGCCAGGGCCTGGACGAGATCGTGCTGCGCCAGTTCCGCATCGAGAACGCGCAGGCGGCCGATCTGTCCGAGTGGGAAGCGGCGGTCGACGCCACGCTCAACCCGCTGGACGAAGTGACCATCGCCGTCGTGGGCAAGTACGTCGACCACCAGGACGCCTACAAGTCCGTCGGCGAAGCGCTCAAGCACGGCGGCCTGCGCCAGCGCACGCGCGTCAACCTCAAGTGGATCGAGGCGCAGGACCTGGAAGGCACCGACATGGCGCTGCTGCAGGGCGTGGACGGCGTGCTGGTGCCGGGCGGCTTCGGCGATCGCGGCTTCGAGGGCAAGGTGCTGACCTCGCGCTTCGCCCGCGAGCAGAAGCTGCCGTACTTCGGCATCTGCTATGGCATGCAGGCGGCGGTCGTCGATTACGCGCGCCATGTCGCCGGCCTGGAGAACGCCAACAGTACCGAGAACGACAAGCAGTCGCCGCATCCGGTGATCGGCCTGATCACCGAATGGCGTACCGCTACCGGTGATGTGGAGAAGCGCGACGAGCGTTCCGACCTGGGCGGCACCATGCGCCTGGGCCTGCAGGAGCAGCGCCTCAAGCCGGGCACGCTGGCGCGCGATCTTTACGGCAAGGACGTGGTGGCGGAACGTCATCGCCATCGGTACGAGTTCAACAACCGCTATCGCACGCAACTGGAAGACGCCGGTCTGGTCATTTCGGCCAAGTCGATGGACGACCTGCTGGTGGAGATGGTGGAGCTGCCACGCGCCGTGCATCCGTGGTTCCTGGCGTGCCAGGCGCATCCGGAGTTCCTGTCCACGCCGCGCGACGGCCATCCGCTGTTCGTCGGCTTCATCCGCGCCGCGCGCGAGAAGAAGGCGGGCGGCAAGCTGCTGAAGGAAGCGCGCGCTTGA
- the parE gene encoding DNA topoisomerase IV subunit B, translating into MSSRYNAADIEVLSGLDPVKRRPGMYTDTARPNHLAQEVIDNAVDEALAGHAGSIEVTLYKDGSCEVSDDGRGMPVDIHPEEKIPGVELILTRLHAGGKFSNKNYTFSGGLHGVGVSVVNALSTLVEVHIKREGSEHRITFRNGDRATPLEVVGSVGKKNTGTRVRFWADPKYFDTPKFNVRALRHLLRAKAVLCPGLNVTLFDEATGERDSWHYEDGLRDYLRGEMAGRELLPPELFVGQLKKDSEVVDWAVAWVPEGELVQESYVNLIPTAQHGTHVNGLRSGLTDALREFCDFRNLLPRGVKLAPEDVWDRVTFVLSLKMTDPQFSGQTKERLSSRQAAGFIEGAAHDAFSLWLNQHVDLGEKIAQIAIERASARLKTEKQVVRKKVTQGPALPGKLADCISQDLSRTELFLVEGDSAGGSAKQARDKDFQAILPLRGKILNTWEVASGSVLASQEVHDLAVAIGCDPGKDDIGGLRYGKVVILADADSDGLHIATLLTALFLRHFPALVGAGHVFVAMPPLFRVDVGKQVFYALDEEEKRLLLEKIEREKIRGQVNVTRFKGLGEMNPSQLRESTIHPDTRRLVQLTVDDEPETRGLMDMLLAKKRASDRKSWLETKGDLASLEV; encoded by the coding sequence ATGAGCAGCCGCTACAACGCCGCCGACATCGAAGTCCTCTCCGGCCTTGACCCGGTCAAGCGCCGTCCCGGCATGTACACCGACACCGCGCGCCCCAACCACCTTGCGCAGGAAGTCATCGACAACGCGGTGGACGAGGCCCTGGCCGGCCACGCCGGCAGCATCGAGGTCACCCTGTACAAGGACGGCAGCTGCGAAGTCAGCGACGACGGCCGCGGCATGCCGGTGGACATCCACCCGGAAGAGAAGATCCCCGGCGTGGAACTGATCCTCACCCGCCTGCACGCGGGCGGCAAGTTCAGCAACAAGAACTACACCTTCTCCGGTGGCTTGCACGGCGTGGGCGTGAGCGTGGTCAATGCGCTGTCCACGCTGGTGGAAGTGCACATCAAGCGCGAGGGCAGCGAACACCGCATCACCTTCCGCAACGGCGACCGCGCCACACCGCTGGAAGTGGTCGGCAGCGTCGGCAAGAAGAATACCGGCACCCGCGTGCGCTTCTGGGCCGACCCGAAGTATTTCGATACGCCGAAGTTCAACGTGCGCGCACTCCGGCATCTGCTGCGCGCCAAGGCCGTGCTCTGCCCGGGCCTGAACGTCACCCTGTTCGACGAGGCCACGGGCGAGCGCGACAGCTGGCATTACGAGGACGGCCTGCGCGACTACCTGCGCGGCGAAATGGCCGGTCGCGAACTGCTGCCGCCGGAGCTGTTCGTCGGCCAGCTGAAGAAGGACAGCGAAGTCGTCGACTGGGCTGTGGCCTGGGTGCCCGAAGGCGAACTGGTGCAGGAGAGCTACGTCAACCTGATCCCCACCGCCCAGCACGGCACGCACGTCAACGGGCTGCGCAGCGGCCTGACCGATGCGCTGCGCGAGTTCTGCGATTTCCGCAACCTGTTGCCGCGCGGCGTGAAGCTGGCGCCGGAAGACGTGTGGGACCGCGTGACCTTCGTACTGTCGCTGAAGATGACCGATCCGCAGTTCAGCGGCCAGACCAAGGAACGGCTGTCGTCCCGACAGGCGGCCGGCTTCATCGAAGGCGCGGCGCACGACGCCTTCAGCCTGTGGCTCAACCAGCACGTGGATCTGGGCGAGAAGATTGCGCAGATCGCCATCGAGCGTGCCAGCGCGCGCCTGAAGACCGAAAAGCAGGTGGTCCGCAAGAAGGTCACCCAGGGCCCCGCCCTGCCCGGCAAGCTGGCCGACTGCATCAGCCAGGACCTGTCGCGCACCGAACTGTTCCTGGTGGAAGGCGACTCGGCAGGCGGTTCGGCCAAGCAGGCGCGCGACAAGGATTTCCAGGCCATCCTGCCGCTGCGCGGCAAGATCCTCAACACGTGGGAAGTCGCGTCCGGCAGCGTGCTGGCCTCGCAGGAAGTGCACGACCTGGCGGTGGCCATCGGCTGCGACCCCGGCAAGGACGATATCGGCGGCCTGCGCTACGGCAAGGTGGTGATCCTGGCCGACGCCGACTCCGACGGCCTGCACATCGCCACGCTGCTGACGGCGCTGTTCCTGCGCCACTTCCCGGCGCTCGTGGGCGCGGGCCATGTCTTCGTGGCGATGCCGCCCTTGTTCCGCGTGGACGTGGGCAAGCAGGTGTTCTACGCGCTGGACGAGGAAGAGAAGCGCCTGCTGCTGGAGAAGATCGAGCGCGAGAAGATCCGCGGCCAGGTCAACGTCACCCGCTTCAAGGGCCTGGGCGAAATGAATCCGTCCCAGCTGCGCGAGTCCACCATCCACCCGGATACGCGCCGCCTGGTGCAGCTGACCGTGGACGACGAACCGGAGACGCGCGGCCTGATGGACATGCTGCTGGCTAAGAAGCGGGCGTCGGATCGCAAGTCGTGGCTGGAGACCAAGGGCGATCTGGCTTCCCTAGAGGTCTGA
- a CDS encoding carboxylate-amine ligase, with the protein MAAERDTHRYTFGLEEEYFLVRRNGRRLRHMPRRFFEACRGELGERFGSEMLQTQVEVQTAVHADPRAAEDDLLVLRRTTGRIARAHGLDILSSGTHPAAQWRGQRSTDKPHYDHVMDELQMLGHRNLLCGLHVHVQPADPAQRVPLMARMQPFLPLLLALSTSSPFWMGHATGLMGYRQTAYQEIPRTGLPPLFRSQADYDDYVRRMIGARAIRDASFLWWALRPSLAFPTLELRVTDACTDPRDALAIAQLFRCLVRYLERTPGLHAALDAAGQAVIEENLWRAQRHGFDAGLIDIGSGDLVCVREMLESTLELIAPDVAALDCAPQIDHAWRILDRGTSAHRQQQRYQECRLAGDTHGEALAHVVQWLAQASVPD; encoded by the coding sequence ATGGCCGCCGAGCGCGACACGCACCGCTACACCTTCGGGCTGGAGGAGGAATATTTCCTCGTGCGGCGCAATGGCCGGCGCCTGCGGCACATGCCGCGCCGCTTCTTCGAGGCGTGCCGGGGGGAACTGGGCGAACGCTTCGGCAGCGAGATGCTGCAGACGCAGGTGGAAGTGCAGACGGCGGTGCACGCCGACCCGCGTGCGGCCGAGGACGACCTGCTTGTGCTGCGTCGCACGACCGGACGCATCGCCCGCGCGCACGGGCTGGACATCCTGTCGTCGGGCACGCATCCGGCCGCGCAATGGCGGGGCCAGCGCAGCACCGACAAACCGCACTACGACCACGTGATGGACGAACTGCAGATGCTCGGGCACCGCAACCTGCTGTGCGGCCTGCATGTGCATGTGCAGCCGGCGGATCCGGCGCAGCGCGTGCCGCTGATGGCAAGGATGCAGCCGTTCCTGCCGTTGCTGCTCGCCCTCAGCACCTCGTCGCCGTTCTGGATGGGGCATGCCACCGGCCTGATGGGCTACCGGCAGACGGCCTACCAGGAGATCCCCCGCACCGGACTTCCGCCACTGTTCCGCAGCCAGGCCGATTACGACGACTACGTGCGCCGCATGATCGGCGCGCGCGCCATCCGCGACGCCAGCTTCCTATGGTGGGCGTTGCGCCCTTCCCTCGCGTTCCCGACCCTGGAACTGCGCGTGACCGATGCCTGCACGGATCCACGCGATGCGCTGGCAATCGCGCAGCTGTTCCGGTGCCTGGTGCGGTACCTGGAACGCACGCCGGGCCTGCATGCCGCGCTGGACGCGGCGGGACAGGCGGTGATCGAGGAGAACCTGTGGCGGGCGCAGCGCCACGGCTTCGACGCCGGCCTGATCGACATCGGCAGTGGCGATCTCGTCTGCGTGCGAGAGATGCTGGAAAGCACGCTCGAACTCATCGCGCCCGACGTGGCGGCGCTCGACTGCGCCCCGCAGATCGACCACGCGTGGCGCATCCTCGACCGCGGCACCAGCGCGCATCGTCAACAGCAGCGTTACCAGGAGTGCAGGCTCGCCGGCGATACGCACGGCGAAGCGCTGGCCCACGTGGTGCAATGGCTGGCGCAGGCGAGCGTGCCGGACTGA
- a CDS encoding DMT family transporter, which produces MTQPKAEDELAQPLDVAPAEALEAPHPRPALHAVSRSGLVLAALGAIAFSGKAIIVKLGYRYGADAVTLLALRMLVAFPFFLLMGAWAARRSAPLSHADRMRIVVLGVLGYYLASFLDFAGLAYITATLERLILYLTPTLVALIGWFALGKRISRRQALALVVSYAGVALAFGHDLHVGGSNILLGGLLVFGSALAYALYLVGSGELVARVGAVRLTAYASSVASVLCLLQFVVLRPMQALVLPWEVYALSLLNGTLCTVLPVLAVMMAVARIGSALAAQVGMIGPVSTIVLSLLLLGEPMGPWQVAGTVLVMAGVFAVSRQKTVAR; this is translated from the coding sequence ATGACACAGCCGAAGGCGGAAGACGAACTGGCGCAACCGCTCGACGTGGCGCCGGCCGAAGCGCTGGAAGCGCCGCATCCACGGCCGGCCCTGCATGCGGTCAGTCGCTCCGGCCTGGTGCTCGCGGCGCTCGGCGCCATCGCCTTCTCGGGCAAGGCCATCATCGTCAAGCTGGGGTATCGCTACGGCGCGGATGCGGTGACGCTGCTGGCCCTGCGCATGCTGGTGGCGTTTCCGTTCTTCCTGCTGATGGGCGCCTGGGCCGCGCGTCGCAGTGCGCCGCTGTCGCACGCCGACCGCATGAGGATCGTTGTGCTGGGCGTCCTCGGCTACTACCTGGCCAGCTTCCTCGACTTCGCCGGTCTGGCCTACATCACCGCCACACTGGAGCGGCTGATCCTCTATCTCACCCCGACCCTGGTGGCGCTGATCGGCTGGTTCGCACTGGGCAAACGGATCTCGCGACGCCAGGCGCTTGCGTTGGTGGTCAGCTATGCGGGCGTGGCGCTGGCATTCGGACACGACCTGCATGTGGGCGGTTCCAACATCCTGCTCGGCGGACTGCTCGTGTTCGGCAGCGCACTGGCCTACGCGCTGTACCTGGTCGGCAGTGGCGAACTGGTGGCGCGGGTCGGTGCCGTGCGACTGACTGCGTACGCCAGCAGCGTGGCCAGCGTGCTGTGCCTGCTGCAGTTCGTGGTGCTGCGGCCGATGCAGGCGCTGGTGCTGCCGTGGGAGGTCTACGCGCTGTCGCTGCTCAATGGCACGCTATGCACCGTGCTGCCGGTGCTGGCGGTGATGATGGCCGTGGCGCGGATCGGTTCCGCGCTGGCGGCGCAGGTCGGCATGATCGGCCCGGTGTCGACCATCGTGCTGAGCCTGCTGCTGCTCGGCGAACCGATGGGGCCGTGGCAGGTGGCGGGCACGGTGCTGGTGATGGCGGGTGTGTTCGCGGTGTCGCGGCAGAAGACCGTCGCGCGCTGA